The Anguilla anguilla isolate fAngAng1 chromosome 19, fAngAng1.pri, whole genome shotgun sequence genome has a segment encoding these proteins:
- the abcc9 gene encoding ATP-binding cassette sub-family C member 9 isoform X1, whose protein sequence is MAFCGSDQKDSYSVEEGVLNNGCFVDALNLVPHVFLLFITFPILFIGWGSQSSKVQIHHNTWLHFPGHNLRWILTFALLFVHVCEIAEGVDSNKRMVSNHLHLFLPAVIGFIAATTSLVYYHNIETSNFPKLLLALFVYWVLAFVTKTIKLVKYAQNSVGIEHLRFCITALLVLLYGLLMAVEINVIRVRRYVFFANPQKVKPPEDLQDLGVRFLQPFVNLLSKATYWWMNPLIIGAHKRPIELKRIGKLPIAMRALTNYLRLKDAYEEQRTADDPEKAPSIWKSMYRAFGRPILLSSTFRYLADLLGFAGPLCISGIVKHLDSTNQTDATNRTGPQAMHFGVYFLSSHELLEGTYVLAVLLFLALILQRTFLQASYYVTIETGINLRGALLAMIYNKILRLSTSNMSMGEMTLGQINNLVAIETNQLMWFLFLCPNLWAMPVQIIMGVILLYYLLGHSALVGAAVIVLLAPVQYFIATKLADAQKSTLDHSTDRLKTTTEILRGIKLLKLYAWENIFCNSVEETRSKELTSLKTFALYTSMSIFMNAAIPIAAVLATFVTHAYISHSKLTPAEAFASLALFHILVTPLFLLSTVVRFAVKALVSVQKLGEFLQSDEIGDDSWRNGDMPVSLEPCRKHSGGTKAINRKQPVCYQMDSYEQPARRPPRPNETEDIAVKVSNGFFTWGSNLSTLSDISIQIPTGQLTMIVGQVGCGKSSLLLAMLGEMQTISGKVHWSKPPECEAAHEGNASKNRFSVAYATQKSWLLNATVEDNITFGSPFNKQRYKVVIDACSLQPDIDLLPFGDQTEIGERGINLSGGQRQRICVARALYQNTNIVFLDDPFSALDIHLSDHLMQEGILKFLQDDKRTVVLVTHKLQYLIHADWIIAMKDGSVLREGTLKDIQNHDVELYEHWKTLMNRQDSELEKDTEPDSQTVLERKTLRRAFYSREAKNQIDDEDEEEEEEDDEDDSLSTTTSRRSKIPWKVCWCYLSSGGFLLGAMMISSKLLKHSVMVAIDYWLAAWTSEAANGTVSSTPKSYVPVFSALCTAGIVLCLITSLSVELMGLSAATSLHHNLLNKIIHAPIRFFDVTPLGQILNRFSADTNIIDQHIPPTLESLTRSTLLCLSALGVIAFVTPTFLIALVPLIVAFYFIQKYFRVASKDLQDLDDSTQLPLLCHFSETAEGLTTIRAFKHEARFKQRMLELTDTNNTAYLFLSAANRWLEVRTDYLGSVIVLTAAVAFIAGFGQRLSSGLVGLGLTYALTVTNYLNWVVRNLADLEVQMAAVKKVNSFLSTESENYEGSMDASQVPEDWPQHGEIKIQDLSVRYDPMLKPVLKHVNAYIVPGQKVGICGRTGSGKSSLSLAFFNMVDMFEGKIVIDGIDICKLPLQTLRSRLSIILQDPILFSGSIRFNLDPECSCTDEGLWEALEIAQLKNMVKALPGGLDAVVTEGGENFSVGQRQLFCLARAFVRKSSILIMDEATASIDMATENILQKVVMTAFADRTVVTIAHRVHTILTADLVIVMKRGNILEYDKPETLLEQEDGVFASFVRADM, encoded by the exons ATGGCCTTCTGCGGAAGTGACCAGAAGGACTCCTACAGCGTGGAGGAGGGCGTCCTGAACAACGGCTGCTTCGTGGACGCTCTCAATCTGGTCCCCCacgtcttcctcctcttcatcacctTCCCCATCCTCTTCATCG gCTGGGGAAGCCAGAGCTCCAAGGTTCAGATCCACCACAACACCTGGCTCCACTTCCCCGGGCACAACCTTCGCTGGATCCTCACCTTCGCCCTCCTCTTCGTGCACGTGTGCGAGATCGCCGAGGGCGTCGACTCCAACAa GCGAATGGTCAGCAACCACCTTCACCTGTTCCTGCCGGCAGTCATTGGGTTTATAGCGGCTACTACATCCCTGGTGTATTACCACAACATCGAAACCTCCAACTTCCCCAAATTATTACTTG cATTGTTCGTTTACTGGGTCTTGGCCTTCGTCACGAAGACCATCAAGCTGGTGAAGTACGCGCAGAACAGCGTGGGGATCGAGCACCTTCGCTTCTGCATCACGGCCCTGCTGGTCCTGCTGTACGGCCTGCTGATGGCGGTGGAGATCAACGTCATCAGAGTGAGG AGGTACGTCTTCTTCGCCAACCCCCAGAAGGTGAAGCCCCCGGAGGACCTGCAGGACCTGGGCGTGCGCTTCCTGCAGCCGTTCGTCAACCTGCTCTCCAAGGCCACCTACTGGTGGATGAACCCCCTGATCATCGGCGCCCACAAGCGGCCCATCGAGCTGAAGAGGATCGGGAAGCTGCCCATAGCCATGCGGGCGCTCACCAACTACCTGCGGCTGAAGGACGCCTACGAGGAGCAGAGg acggcGGACGACCCGGAGAAGGCCCCCTCCATCTGGAAGTCCATGTACCGAGCCTTCGGGCGGCCCATTCTCCTCAGCAGCACCTTCCGCTACCTGGCCGACCTGCTGGGCTTCGCCGGGCCACTCTGCATCTCCGGCATCGTCAAGCACCTGGACAGCACCAACCAGACCGACGCCACAAACCGGACCGGGCCCCAG GCCATGCATTTTGGGGTCTACTTCCTGTCCTCACACGAGCTTCTCGAGGGAACCTATGTCCTGGCGGTCCTGCTGTTCTTGGCCTTGATACTCCAGCGGACGTTCCTGCAGGCCTCCTACTACGTCACCATAGAGACGGGGATCAACCTACGGGGGGCGCTGTTG GCTATGATCTACAACAAGATCCTTCGCCTGTCCACATCCAACATGTCCATGGGCGAGATGACTCTGGGACAGATCAACAACCTGGTTGCCATAGAGACCAACCAGCTAATGtggttcctcttcctctgcccgAACCTATGGGCCATGCCAGTCCAG ATCATCATGGGTGTGATCCTGCTGTACTACCTCCTGGGCCACAGCGCCCTGGTCGGGGCGGCCGTCATCGTGCTGCTCGCCCCGGTGCAGTACTTCATCGCCACCAAGCTGGCCGACGCGCAGAAGAGCACGCTG GACCACTCCACGGATCGGCTGAAGACGACCACGGAGATCCTGAGGGGCATCAAGCTGCTGAAGCTGTACGCCTGGGAGAACATCTTCTGCAACAGCGTGGAGGAGACCAGGAGCAAGGAGCTCACCAGCCTGAAGACCTTCGCTCTCTACACCTCCATGTCCA TTTTCATGAATGCCGCCATTCCCATAGCTGCGGTGTTAGCG ACGTTCGTGACCCACGCGTACATCAGCCATTCCAAACTCACACCGGCCGAGGCCTTCGCATCCCTGGCACTCTTCCACATCCTGGTcacccccctcttcctcctctccactGTGGTCCGGTTTGCCGTCAAGGCCTTGGTCAG CGTGCAGAAGCTGGGAGAGTTCCTCCAGAGTGACGAGATTGGAGATGACAGCTGGAGAAATGGAGATATGCCCGTGTCACTGGAACCCTGCAGGAAGCATTCTGGGGGT ACCAAAGCCATAAACAGGAAGCAGCCCGTGTGCTACCAGATGGACAGCTACGAGCAGCCGGCCCGCAGGCCACCACGGCCCAACGAGACCGAGGACATCGCAGtcaag GTGAGCAATGGATTCTTCACGTGGGGGAGCAACTTGTCGACGCTGTCTGACATCAGCATTCAAATTCCCACAG gtcagcTGACCATGATCGTGGGGCAGGTGGGCTGCGGGAAGTCCTCTCTCCTGCTGGCCATGCTGGGGGAGATGCAGACCATCAGCGGGAAGGTGCACTGGAGCAA ACCGCCAGAGTGTGAGGCGGCCCACGAGGGGAACGCAAG TAAGAACAGGTTCTCTGTGGCCTACGCTACCCAGAAGTCCTGGCTGCTGAACGCCACGGTGGAGGACAACATCACCTTTGGGAGCCCGTTCAACAAGCAGAG ATACAAGGTCGTCATAGACGCCTGCTCCCTCCAGCCCGACATCGACCTCCTCCCCTTCGGGGACCAGACCGAAATCGGAGAGAGG GGGATCAACCTCAGCGGGGGCCAAAGGCAGAGGATCTGCGTGGCCCGAGCGCTCTACCAGAACACCAACATCGTCTTCCTG GACGACCCTTTCTCCGCCCTGGACATCCACCTGAGCGACCACCTGATGCAGGAGGGCATCCTAAAGTTCCTCCAGGACGACAAGAGGACAGTGGTGCTGGTGACCCACAAGCTGCAGTACCTAATCCATGCGGACTGG ATCATCGCCATGAAGGATGGATCTGTGCTGAGGGAGGGGACCCTGAAGGACATCCAGAACCACGACGTGGAGCTGTACGAGCACTGGAAGACCCTCATGAACCGGCAGGACTCTGAGCTGGAGAAG GACACTGAGCCGGACAGCCAGACCGTGCTGGAGAGGAAGACTCTGAGAAGAGCCTTCTATTCCAGAGAGGCTAAAAACCAGAtcgatgatgaagatgaag aggaggaagaggaggacgacgaAGACGACTCCCtgtccaccaccaccagcaggcGGTCGAAGATCCCGTGGAAGGTGTGCTGGTGCTACCTCTCCTCCGGCGGCTTCCTGCTGGGCGCCATGATGATCTCGTCCAAGCTGCTCAAGCACTCCGTCATGGTCGCCATCGACTACTGGCTGGCGGCCTGGACCTCAGAAGCGGCGAACGGGACGGTCAGCTCCACG CCCAAGTCCTACGTGCCGGTGTTCAGCGCCCTGTGCACGGCGGGCATCGTCCTGTGCCTCATCACCTCCCTCAGCGTTGAGCTGATGGGACTGTCGGCAGCCACCAGCCTCCACCACAACCTGCTCAACAAAATCATCCACGCCCCTatcag ATTCTTTGATGTCACCCCCCTTGGTCAAATTCTGAATCGCTTCTCCGCAGACACCAACATCATCGATCAG CACATTCCCCCGACCCTGGAGTCCCTGACCCGCTCCACGCTGCTCTGCCTGTCCGCCCTGGGGGTCATCGCCTTCGTCACGCCCACCTTCCTCATCGCCCTGGTGCCCCTCATCGTGGCCTTCTACTTCATCCAGAAGTACTTCCGGGTGGCTTCAAA ggacctgcaggacctggaCGACTCCACCCAGCTGCCGCTCCTGTGCCACTTCTCCGAGACGGCCGAGGGGCTCACCACCATCCGGGCTTTCAA ACATGAGGCTCGTTTCAAGCAGAGAATGCTGGAGCTGACAGACACCAACAACACAGCGTACCTGTTCCTCTCTGCTGCCAACCGCTGGCTGGAGGTCAGAACG gacTACCTGGGGTCGGTGATCGTGCTGACGGCCGCCGTCGCCTTCATCGCGGGCTTCGGGCAGAGGCTGAGCTCGGGCCTGGTGGGCCTGGGCCTGACCTACGCTCTCACC GTGACAAACTACCTGAACTGGGTGGTGAGGAACCTGGCTGACCTGGAAGTCCAGATGGCGGCCGTGAAGAAGGTCAACAGCTTCCTGAGCACCGAGTCGGAGAACTACGAGGGCTCGATGG ATGCGTCCCAGGTGCCGGAGGACTGGCCCCAGCACGGGGAGATAAAGATCCAGGACCTGAGCGTGAGGTACGATCCCATGTTGAAGCCGGTCCTGAAGCACGTCAACGCCTACATCGTCCCCGGACAGAAG gTGGGCATCTGCGGACGCACAGGCAGTGgaaaatcctctctctctctggccttcTTCAACATGGTGGACATGTTCGAAG GAAAGATCGTCATCGACGGGATCGACATCTGCAAGCTGCCGCTGCAGACGCTGCGTTCGCGCCTCTCCATCATCCTGCAGGACCCCATCCTCTTCAGCGGCTCCATCCG GTTCAACCTGGACCCGGAGTGCAGCTGTACGGACGAGGGCCTGTGGGAGGCGCTGGAGATCGCGCAGCTGAAGAACATGGTGAAGGCTCTGCCTGGAGGGCTCG ATGCGGTGGTGACGGAGGGGGGAGAGAACTTCAGCGTGGGCCAGCGCCAGCTCTTCTGCCTGGCTCGAGCCTTCGTCCGCAAGAGCAGCATCCTCATCATGGACGAGGCCACCGCCTCCATCGACATGGCAACT GAGAACATTCTACAGAAGGTCGTCATGACGGCGTTCGCGGATCGCACGGTCGTGACCATCGCC CATCGAGTCCACACCATCCTGACCGCTGACCTGGTGATTGTGATGAAGCGTGGGAACATCCTGGAATACGACAAGCCGGAGACCCTGCTGGAGCAGGAGGACGGCGTGTTCGCCTCCTTCGTCAGGGCCGACATGTAG
- the abcc9 gene encoding ATP-binding cassette sub-family C member 9 isoform X2 — MAFCGSDQKDSYSVEEGVLNNGCFVDALNLVPHVFLLFITFPILFIGWGSQSSKVQIHHNTWLHFPGHNLRWILTFALLFVHVCEIAEGVDSNKRMVSNHLHLFLPAVIGFIAATTSLVYYHNIETSNFPKLLLALFVYWVLAFVTKTIKLVKYAQNSVGIEHLRFCITALLVLLYGLLMAVEINVIRVRRYVFFANPQKVKPPEDLQDLGVRFLQPFVNLLSKATYWWMNPLIIGAHKRPIELKRIGKLPIAMRALTNYLRLKDAYEEQRTADDPEKAPSIWKSMYRAFGRPILLSSTFRYLADLLGFAGPLCISGIVKHLDSTNQTDATNRTGPQAMHFGVYFLSSHELLEGTYVLAVLLFLALILQRTFLQASYYVTIETGINLRGALLAMIYNKILRLSTSNMSMGEMTLGQINNLVAIETNQLMWFLFLCPNLWAMPVQIIMGVILLYYLLGHSALVGAAVIVLLAPVQYFIATKLADAQKSTLDHSTDRLKTTTEILRGIKLLKLYAWENIFCNSVEETRSKELTSLKTFALYTSMSIFMNAAIPIAAVLATFVTHAYISHSKLTPAEAFASLALFHILVTPLFLLSTVVRFAVKALVSVQKLGEFLQSDEIGDDSWRNGDMPVSLEPCRKHSGGTKAINRKQPVCYQMDSYEQPARRPPRPNETEDIAVKVSNGFFTWGSNLSTLSDISIQIPTGQLTMIVGQVGCGKSSLLLAMLGEMQTISGKVHWSKPPECEAAHEGNASKNRFSVAYATQKSWLLNATVEDNITFGSPFNKQRYKVVIDACSLQPDIDLLPFGDQTEIGERGINLSGGQRQRICVARALYQNTNIVFLDDPFSALDIHLSDHLMQEGILKFLQDDKRTVVLVTHKLQYLIHADWIIAMKDGSVLREGTLKDIQNHDVELYEHWKTLMNRQDSELEKDTEPDSQTVLERKTLRRAFYSREAKNQIDDEDEEEEEEDDEDDSLSTTTSRRSKIPWKVCWCYLSSGGFLLGAMMISSKLLKHSVMVAIDYWLAAWTSEAANGTVSSTPKSYVPVFSALCTAGIVLCLITSLSVELMGLSAATSLHHNLLNKIIHAPIRFFDVTPLGQILNRFSADTNIIDQHIPPTLESLTRSTLLCLSALGVIAFVTPTFLIALVPLIVAFYFIQKYFRVASKDLQDLDDSTQLPLLCHFSETAEGLTTIRAFKHEARFKQRMLELTDTNNTAYLFLSAANRWLEVRTDYLGSVIVLTAAVAFIAGFGQRLSSGLVGLGLTYALTVTNYLNWVVRNLADLEVQMAAVKKVNSFLSTESENYEGSMDASQVPEDWPQHGEIKIQDLSVRYDPMLKPVLKHVNAYIVPGQKVGICGRTGSGKSSLSLAFFNMVDMFEGKIVIDGIDICKLPLQTLRSRLSIILQDPILFSGSIRFNLDPECSCTDEGLWEALEIAQLKNMVKALPGGLDAVVTEGGENFSVGQRQLFCLARAFVRKSSILIMDEATASIDMATENILQKVVMTAFADRTVVTIAHLVSSILKAEQVLVFSSGILVECGSAASLLAQENSLFSVLVRTHM, encoded by the exons ATGGCCTTCTGCGGAAGTGACCAGAAGGACTCCTACAGCGTGGAGGAGGGCGTCCTGAACAACGGCTGCTTCGTGGACGCTCTCAATCTGGTCCCCCacgtcttcctcctcttcatcacctTCCCCATCCTCTTCATCG gCTGGGGAAGCCAGAGCTCCAAGGTTCAGATCCACCACAACACCTGGCTCCACTTCCCCGGGCACAACCTTCGCTGGATCCTCACCTTCGCCCTCCTCTTCGTGCACGTGTGCGAGATCGCCGAGGGCGTCGACTCCAACAa GCGAATGGTCAGCAACCACCTTCACCTGTTCCTGCCGGCAGTCATTGGGTTTATAGCGGCTACTACATCCCTGGTGTATTACCACAACATCGAAACCTCCAACTTCCCCAAATTATTACTTG cATTGTTCGTTTACTGGGTCTTGGCCTTCGTCACGAAGACCATCAAGCTGGTGAAGTACGCGCAGAACAGCGTGGGGATCGAGCACCTTCGCTTCTGCATCACGGCCCTGCTGGTCCTGCTGTACGGCCTGCTGATGGCGGTGGAGATCAACGTCATCAGAGTGAGG AGGTACGTCTTCTTCGCCAACCCCCAGAAGGTGAAGCCCCCGGAGGACCTGCAGGACCTGGGCGTGCGCTTCCTGCAGCCGTTCGTCAACCTGCTCTCCAAGGCCACCTACTGGTGGATGAACCCCCTGATCATCGGCGCCCACAAGCGGCCCATCGAGCTGAAGAGGATCGGGAAGCTGCCCATAGCCATGCGGGCGCTCACCAACTACCTGCGGCTGAAGGACGCCTACGAGGAGCAGAGg acggcGGACGACCCGGAGAAGGCCCCCTCCATCTGGAAGTCCATGTACCGAGCCTTCGGGCGGCCCATTCTCCTCAGCAGCACCTTCCGCTACCTGGCCGACCTGCTGGGCTTCGCCGGGCCACTCTGCATCTCCGGCATCGTCAAGCACCTGGACAGCACCAACCAGACCGACGCCACAAACCGGACCGGGCCCCAG GCCATGCATTTTGGGGTCTACTTCCTGTCCTCACACGAGCTTCTCGAGGGAACCTATGTCCTGGCGGTCCTGCTGTTCTTGGCCTTGATACTCCAGCGGACGTTCCTGCAGGCCTCCTACTACGTCACCATAGAGACGGGGATCAACCTACGGGGGGCGCTGTTG GCTATGATCTACAACAAGATCCTTCGCCTGTCCACATCCAACATGTCCATGGGCGAGATGACTCTGGGACAGATCAACAACCTGGTTGCCATAGAGACCAACCAGCTAATGtggttcctcttcctctgcccgAACCTATGGGCCATGCCAGTCCAG ATCATCATGGGTGTGATCCTGCTGTACTACCTCCTGGGCCACAGCGCCCTGGTCGGGGCGGCCGTCATCGTGCTGCTCGCCCCGGTGCAGTACTTCATCGCCACCAAGCTGGCCGACGCGCAGAAGAGCACGCTG GACCACTCCACGGATCGGCTGAAGACGACCACGGAGATCCTGAGGGGCATCAAGCTGCTGAAGCTGTACGCCTGGGAGAACATCTTCTGCAACAGCGTGGAGGAGACCAGGAGCAAGGAGCTCACCAGCCTGAAGACCTTCGCTCTCTACACCTCCATGTCCA TTTTCATGAATGCCGCCATTCCCATAGCTGCGGTGTTAGCG ACGTTCGTGACCCACGCGTACATCAGCCATTCCAAACTCACACCGGCCGAGGCCTTCGCATCCCTGGCACTCTTCCACATCCTGGTcacccccctcttcctcctctccactGTGGTCCGGTTTGCCGTCAAGGCCTTGGTCAG CGTGCAGAAGCTGGGAGAGTTCCTCCAGAGTGACGAGATTGGAGATGACAGCTGGAGAAATGGAGATATGCCCGTGTCACTGGAACCCTGCAGGAAGCATTCTGGGGGT ACCAAAGCCATAAACAGGAAGCAGCCCGTGTGCTACCAGATGGACAGCTACGAGCAGCCGGCCCGCAGGCCACCACGGCCCAACGAGACCGAGGACATCGCAGtcaag GTGAGCAATGGATTCTTCACGTGGGGGAGCAACTTGTCGACGCTGTCTGACATCAGCATTCAAATTCCCACAG gtcagcTGACCATGATCGTGGGGCAGGTGGGCTGCGGGAAGTCCTCTCTCCTGCTGGCCATGCTGGGGGAGATGCAGACCATCAGCGGGAAGGTGCACTGGAGCAA ACCGCCAGAGTGTGAGGCGGCCCACGAGGGGAACGCAAG TAAGAACAGGTTCTCTGTGGCCTACGCTACCCAGAAGTCCTGGCTGCTGAACGCCACGGTGGAGGACAACATCACCTTTGGGAGCCCGTTCAACAAGCAGAG ATACAAGGTCGTCATAGACGCCTGCTCCCTCCAGCCCGACATCGACCTCCTCCCCTTCGGGGACCAGACCGAAATCGGAGAGAGG GGGATCAACCTCAGCGGGGGCCAAAGGCAGAGGATCTGCGTGGCCCGAGCGCTCTACCAGAACACCAACATCGTCTTCCTG GACGACCCTTTCTCCGCCCTGGACATCCACCTGAGCGACCACCTGATGCAGGAGGGCATCCTAAAGTTCCTCCAGGACGACAAGAGGACAGTGGTGCTGGTGACCCACAAGCTGCAGTACCTAATCCATGCGGACTGG ATCATCGCCATGAAGGATGGATCTGTGCTGAGGGAGGGGACCCTGAAGGACATCCAGAACCACGACGTGGAGCTGTACGAGCACTGGAAGACCCTCATGAACCGGCAGGACTCTGAGCTGGAGAAG GACACTGAGCCGGACAGCCAGACCGTGCTGGAGAGGAAGACTCTGAGAAGAGCCTTCTATTCCAGAGAGGCTAAAAACCAGAtcgatgatgaagatgaag aggaggaagaggaggacgacgaAGACGACTCCCtgtccaccaccaccagcaggcGGTCGAAGATCCCGTGGAAGGTGTGCTGGTGCTACCTCTCCTCCGGCGGCTTCCTGCTGGGCGCCATGATGATCTCGTCCAAGCTGCTCAAGCACTCCGTCATGGTCGCCATCGACTACTGGCTGGCGGCCTGGACCTCAGAAGCGGCGAACGGGACGGTCAGCTCCACG CCCAAGTCCTACGTGCCGGTGTTCAGCGCCCTGTGCACGGCGGGCATCGTCCTGTGCCTCATCACCTCCCTCAGCGTTGAGCTGATGGGACTGTCGGCAGCCACCAGCCTCCACCACAACCTGCTCAACAAAATCATCCACGCCCCTatcag ATTCTTTGATGTCACCCCCCTTGGTCAAATTCTGAATCGCTTCTCCGCAGACACCAACATCATCGATCAG CACATTCCCCCGACCCTGGAGTCCCTGACCCGCTCCACGCTGCTCTGCCTGTCCGCCCTGGGGGTCATCGCCTTCGTCACGCCCACCTTCCTCATCGCCCTGGTGCCCCTCATCGTGGCCTTCTACTTCATCCAGAAGTACTTCCGGGTGGCTTCAAA ggacctgcaggacctggaCGACTCCACCCAGCTGCCGCTCCTGTGCCACTTCTCCGAGACGGCCGAGGGGCTCACCACCATCCGGGCTTTCAA ACATGAGGCTCGTTTCAAGCAGAGAATGCTGGAGCTGACAGACACCAACAACACAGCGTACCTGTTCCTCTCTGCTGCCAACCGCTGGCTGGAGGTCAGAACG gacTACCTGGGGTCGGTGATCGTGCTGACGGCCGCCGTCGCCTTCATCGCGGGCTTCGGGCAGAGGCTGAGCTCGGGCCTGGTGGGCCTGGGCCTGACCTACGCTCTCACC GTGACAAACTACCTGAACTGGGTGGTGAGGAACCTGGCTGACCTGGAAGTCCAGATGGCGGCCGTGAAGAAGGTCAACAGCTTCCTGAGCACCGAGTCGGAGAACTACGAGGGCTCGATGG ATGCGTCCCAGGTGCCGGAGGACTGGCCCCAGCACGGGGAGATAAAGATCCAGGACCTGAGCGTGAGGTACGATCCCATGTTGAAGCCGGTCCTGAAGCACGTCAACGCCTACATCGTCCCCGGACAGAAG gTGGGCATCTGCGGACGCACAGGCAGTGgaaaatcctctctctctctggccttcTTCAACATGGTGGACATGTTCGAAG GAAAGATCGTCATCGACGGGATCGACATCTGCAAGCTGCCGCTGCAGACGCTGCGTTCGCGCCTCTCCATCATCCTGCAGGACCCCATCCTCTTCAGCGGCTCCATCCG GTTCAACCTGGACCCGGAGTGCAGCTGTACGGACGAGGGCCTGTGGGAGGCGCTGGAGATCGCGCAGCTGAAGAACATGGTGAAGGCTCTGCCTGGAGGGCTCG ATGCGGTGGTGACGGAGGGGGGAGAGAACTTCAGCGTGGGCCAGCGCCAGCTCTTCTGCCTGGCTCGAGCCTTCGTCCGCAAGAGCAGCATCCTCATCATGGACGAGGCCACCGCCTCCATCGACATGGCAACT GAGAACATTCTACAGAAGGTCGTCATGACGGCGTTCGCGGATCGCACGGTCGTGACCATCGCC CACCTGGTGTCCTCTATCTTGAAGGCGGAGCAGGTGTTAGTGTTCTCCTCGGGGATTTTAGTGGAGTGCGGCAGCGCGGCGAGCTTGCTAGCGCAGGAGAACAGCCTCTTCAGCGTCCTAGTGAGGACCCACATGTAG